In Zingiber officinale cultivar Zhangliang chromosome 3A, Zo_v1.1, whole genome shotgun sequence, the DNA window ATCTCGTCGGTCAGATTGCCATCCTGACCAATCTTGTAGTTGGCAAAAACCTCAAAGTTCTTCCTGAAAAGGCCAGCCAGCTTCAGCAACGTCTCCTTGTAGTCTTCCTTCTCAGCCCACTATAACCAAAGGAAACAACTGAACAATGTAAAGGCACAAACATGTGGTTGTTCAGCATTAGATCTCTTGAGCTGTAGACAAGATTAGGACTTACAGTGTTAATTGGATCCAAAATCTCTGGAGGTACACCTTCAATCTCCGTAGGTATCTCCAAACCAAACACATCAGTTTTTTTGTAGTTCACTTTCAGAAGGCTGCCCGAGTGTATGGCATCAATAATTTTCCTCGTGTATGCCAGCTTAATTCTCTTTCCGACACCGTACCTGAAACGAATTGATCGCAATGAATCACTAAGATTAAGCTCTTTCTCCTGCTATTCATTTTTTTCATCTGTAAAATATTTGATGAAAAAATTTCACCTTCCACCAGACCAACCAGTGTTCACAAGCCATCCTGTGGCACCATGGCTCTGCATTTTTTCAGCCAGCATAGCTGCATACTTGGTAGGATGAAGCATGATGAACGCCGCACCAAAGCAAGCTGAGAATGTTGCCTGAGGCTCCTTGACGCCTTCCTCTGTGCCAGCCacctgatttttatttttaatattagtgAGCATACTCGAACGAATTGATTAAACAGCAACCAAAGAGTGGCAAAGCAATGGACTATATACCAGAGCAGTGTAACCACTGATGAAGTGGTACATTGTTTGTGGCAATGTAAGTTTGCTAACTGGTGGAAGCACACCGAAAGCATCACACGCCAACAGGATGACATTCTTCGGGTGTGGACCGACACATGGTAGCTTTGCATTAGGAATATACTCGATAGGATATGAAGCTCTAGTGTTCTCTGCAACATCAACAATTCAACTGAGCCAGATTCCCTTTTACACAGTACAATTGTGTAATAACATTGCTTCGGATAATTAATCACCTGTAACGGATTTATCAGAGTAATCTACTTCCCTAGTGTGTTCATCGAACACGATGTTTTCCAACACTGCAAGAGGTTTGCAAACATTAGGAAAACAAATTATTCAAGTTCAAAAAGGCATGCAAGTTTAATAGGCCAGGCACTTGCCAGTTCCAAATTTGATGGCATTCCAAATGTCAGGTTCCTTTTCCTTTGATAGGTCGATACATTTTGCATAGCAACCTCCTTCTATGTTTGAAATACCATTTTCACTCCAGCAGTGTTCATCATCACCGATAAGAAGCCTGTTATGGTCTGTCGATAGAGTAGTTTTCCCTGTGCCTAAAATAACAAAGGAGAAGTCATTAGAACTAAGAAGTCATATAGatcaaaatgaaatagaattCTACACATTCAGACATGGAATGCTTCTAGTTAAGTTGCAAAAGGTAGGATAATATGGATACAATTGGCTGGTGGCAGGCCAGAATCGAGCCTAACCAACACTTACCTGATAGTCCAAAGAAGAGGGCAACATCACCATCTTTGCCCATATTAGAGCCAGAGTGCAGGGAGAGAATGTTTCTTTTAGGCATTAGATAGTGCATCACACTGAACAAACCCTTCTTCATCTCCCCGGCATACTGTGTGCCAAGGATGACCATTTCTTTCCTAGCGAGATTAAGATCAATGCTGGTGGAGGAAGTCATGTAGTGTGTGTATCGATTACATGCAAACTGTCCAGCATTGTAAATTGTGAAGTCCGGAGTACCAAAATCCTCCAGTTCTTCAGGCGTAGGACGGATGCACCTGCGATCCATCCAGTCATTTCATGCacaagagatttttttttcttctagttTACATGTTTTCCCATGGTGTTAGGGAGAGAAAGAGGAGCTAGCTAGCTGCACCGATACATGTATATTTATGATCCTGTCTGATACTAACACAACTATCATTCACTACTAGAGATCAACAGAGGCAACGTAGTTTACAAATGACTTATCTGGATACCCGTCGAAGTCCACAAGAAATATAGCACTGTAAAAATGAAGAACATCTTTAGCATTCTAGTTAGTATTTTTCACTTACATGTTGTGCATGAACAAGGAATGATACGCCCTTGCAGAAACAATTCGAACTTTGATCCGATGCTCAGGATCCCAGTTGAGGAATTGGTCATTCACAAATAcctatttttatatataaaaaccAGGGTTTACATGTCATTCAAATGTATATCTTAGGTTCTATGAGAAACTACAAGAAGCACTTGACATGCACAGTGGGTATACATCCCAAAGTATGTTCTTAGTGTAAAATAACTTGTCGATCTCAAAAAATAGTATTTGAGGTGCAGAAATGAATCTCATACAAGGAAGAAAAGTACCTTATCCAAAGAGTTTAGGTAATCAACAGCCCTCTCTCTGTTCACTAGGAAGGTGTGTTCGTCCATTTCAATATTGGGCGAGCCTCTGTGGATAATGAACATATATTTTAAACAGGAAGCTTCAAAGCAAAGGGGTGAAAGAGTTATGTGGACTTACTTTCCCCACCAAAGCTCATTGGCAGTAGTTTCATCCTTGACGACGCGCTTATCCCTGGGTGATCGGCCGGTCTTTGCGCCGGACATGGTGGCCAAGGCCCCCGTTGAAGTAATAAATGATCCCTTTTCATACTTTATGGCTTGCTCATACAATTCTACAAGAATTCAGCGATTCTTGTTAGTATCGTTTAGAAAAGGAGCAACAAGTTGCAGAACATTGAATCAATTCTCCCGGAAAACAAACTCAAGGACGACCGAGATTTGAACGATTGAATGAGGAAAGGGGGAGAGCGAAAGCATACCAGCAGGGGAGAGGTTGTAGAGGACATGGGTGAACTTGAGGGAGCTGTCGCTGACGCTGATGGTCGGCGTCGGATAGTGGTGGTGCTCGGCGTTGACCTTAGTCGCCTCCGCCTTCCTCGCCGGATCACCCCTGACCACCTTCGGCCCTGTCTCCCTCGTCAGCGACGCCAACGACGCACTGCAAATGACAAAATCATGTTACAAGAAAACAGGGGAGGAAGGTAGCCGAAGcgtccctctctctctctctccgtgGAGCGGAAGATCGGATTCCATCTTCTTGCttttcaaaattgtttcttttatatttaGAAAAATCGATCCACCGGTGGCCCACCAGAATCCGGCACCGAATCTTCATTTTTTTGGTAAGTAGAATTAATATTAACCTGATGGATTGGAGCTGGAGCTTCTGGCGGTCTTCCTCGGAGATGGCGGCGAAGGCCGCGCTGCTTTGCTGCGATCCGTCCTTGATGGGGGTGGTCGGCGCCGACCTCTTCTTCTGCAGCGAGTGCAGCTCGTCGATGGTCTTCGCCTTCACCGGCGGCGCGCTGTCGTCGTGGCAGATGCCGTTCTCCGGCTTCTTCTCCCCGCGCGTCTGGATCTTCGGCAGCCCATTGGGGaccgccgccgccgtcgccgaCTTCGCGCCGCCGTGGGCAAAGCTGAACTCGCCGTTCCCCGCCATCGCCTTCCTTCCGCTCTGTTCTTAATCCACTGAAAAAACGCaacgataaaaaaaaaaacaatttttctttcgTCAATTCGTTCTACAGATCAACTTCCACAGACGCCGTGGGCGCGCGTCCagctaaacaaaacaagcaagaaCCACGCCCATCCCCGTCCATCATCAACCTCCACATGAAGCCAAAAAAAAAAGGAGCAAAGAAACACAACTACCTAACCCAAAGATCATATAGCACAAGCCAGGCGACGATCCACAACGATGCTGCAAACGAGAAAGGATGGGAAGGAGAAGGGCACCCATGGCGGGCTTTTAAAGGCGCGCCACCAACCCTGGTTAAAGTGACCGGAGACTGGGTCAGGTTTGTCCAACTCTGGTTAGACTTGAATGCCATTGTCATTGGTTGCGAGCTCCATCGCAAAATCgcaaaaatagaaatttaaaaaaaaaaggtaaaaaaacaaaaaacaaaaaaaaaatcctgcTCGTTATTGGGAAATAATTTAATGGTAGGCGACTGCAACCGTCGCGCGCCGCGTATCTTGGATTTTCCCAATCATTGCGACAGTTTTTACGTTTCATCAGAATTTAATGAGATTTATAAATGGAagttataataaaaaaaagagagagaaaattatACTGCATTATTtctatatataatttaaataatttgataTTAAGGATAATCCTTCCACCACGAACCTTTTcgttttcttttaaataattccATAGTTTatataaatagattaattaatatggAGTTAAATCGTAATGATATTGCTGACTCGTGCGGAGCTGGAGAAGCCATCAAAACACGAACAAAAGGAGGATTCCATATTTGCTTCGACGTTATCTCTCGACAGCTAAGTTCCACCTCAACgccatttaatttattaattattttttgattaattaaattttaattattcacGCGTCGAGTCAAATCCGTTCATTTGTCGATCGTGATTATATAATGCGAATTTGACCGTGAATTGAGCCAGAAAATCCAAAGCTTGTTTAGTGCGATTTGCAAAAGCAAgccgaagcacacgagatggccctGACTTTAATGGGGTATGATTTAACCATCATTATAAAAAAAGAATTTCATTCTCACTCTGTttgtctttttatttatttttaatgtcctgacaatttattattattatcaaacTCGACTTACAAGCCAATTTGACGTACGCATTTGATTTTTTGCTAATAAGATTGATCGAAAATATAGAAGCAGTGGTGATGATTTAGAAACTTTAGGAGCATTTTGAAAAGGTAGCAAACAAGAAAAGGAGTAAAACGAAAATTTTCTCTTAAGCCTCGGTGTTCATTATTGAATTAATAGGTTGGCAAATTAAATTTGTTTTCATACACACTTACGTGTCCAGTCGGAATTGCCGAATTGTGCTACGAATATTTTACCCCATTTTTTTATAAGAATTTGCCcttgattttaattattttacaTGAACAGATTGTATCTATGttttcaacaaataaaataaaataaaatggtgAGAATTAAAAAAGTTTTTTCCCCCCTTTTTTGTGTCTAGGGCACGTGATTGACTTGCTTTGACCACCGGC includes these proteins:
- the LOC122051045 gene encoding phosphoenolpyruvate carboxykinase (ATP) 1-like, which encodes MAGNGEFSFAHGGAKSATAAAVPNGLPKIQTRGEKKPENGICHDDSAPPVKAKTIDELHSLQKKRSAPTTPIKDGSQQSSAAFAAISEEDRQKLQLQSISASLASLTRETGPKVVRGDPARKAEATKVNAEHHHYPTPTISVSDSSLKFTHVLYNLSPAELYEQAIKYEKGSFITSTGALATMSGAKTGRSPRDKRVVKDETTANELWWGKGSPNIEMDEHTFLVNRERAVDYLNSLDKVFVNDQFLNWDPEHRIKVRIVSARAYHSLFMHNMCIRPTPEELEDFGTPDFTIYNAGQFACNRYTHYMTSSTSIDLNLARKEMVILGTQYAGEMKKGLFSVMHYLMPKRNILSLHSGSNMGKDGDVALFFGLSGTGKTTLSTDHNRLLIGDDEHCWSENGISNIEGGCYAKCIDLSKEKEPDIWNAIKFGTVLENIVFDEHTREVDYSDKSVTENTRASYPIEYIPNAKLPCVGPHPKNVILLACDAFGVLPPVSKLTLPQTMYHFISGYTALVAGTEEGVKEPQATFSACFGAAFIMLHPTKYAAMLAEKMQSHGATGWLVNTGWSGGRYGVGKRIKLAYTRKIIDAIHSGSLLKVNYKKTDVFGLEIPTEIEGVPPEILDPINTWAEKEDYKETLLKLAGLFRKNFEVFANYKIGQDGNLTDEILAAGPNF